A single region of the Pontimicrobium sp. SW4 genome encodes:
- a CDS encoding translation initiation factor, with translation MDLQEQLKNLFPDHQAPESIEETNKEDAIWLQNDPIICKYEKRKGKPITILEGYNGAVEDFKKLAKELKTKLSVGGSFKDDKIIIQGDYRDKIMTILKEKGFNIKRVGG, from the coding sequence ATGGATTTACAAGAACAATTAAAAAACCTATTTCCTGATCACCAAGCACCTGAATCAATTGAAGAAACTAACAAAGAGGATGCTATTTGGCTGCAAAACGACCCAATAATTTGTAAATACGAAAAACGTAAAGGAAAACCAATTACCATTCTAGAGGGCTACAATGGAGCAGTCGAAGACTTTAAAAAGCTAGCAAAAGAACTAAAGACAAAGCTAAGTGTTGGTGGAAGTTTTAAAGATGATAAAATAATTATCCAAGGTGATTATCGTGACAAAATAATGACCATTCTAAAAGAAAAGGGCTTTAATATTAAGCGTGTAGGTGGCTGA